From a single Nitrospirota bacterium genomic region:
- a CDS encoding DUF5752 family protein, which translates to METTAPFEFKQYVSILKSTGRKAGTLRELREAIAAVSSKSLFHHTCQYFVKGHALEYTNDFAHWAGESLEERALAEQLSNIDSYAFTHIDDLRAALLSVIDDYLLRFPEPRAAMAGDAFHFNETVSFVFSAGIRVQNLAEFLIALRYLDPSALYYHFHEARVRLGSDDLSAWVEAALGREGLAQKIRAIDPFMHSIEGIRELLVEAVEEEVRRGMEVL; encoded by the coding sequence ATGGAGACGACAGCGCCGTTCGAGTTCAAGCAGTACGTGAGCATTCTCAAGTCCACCGGGAGGAAAGCCGGTACGCTCAGGGAGTTGAGAGAGGCGATTGCCGCAGTAAGCAGCAAGTCGCTCTTCCATCATACCTGCCAGTATTTCGTGAAAGGCCATGCCCTCGAGTATACCAACGACTTCGCCCACTGGGCGGGCGAGAGCCTCGAAGAGCGGGCGCTGGCCGAGCAGCTCTCGAATATCGACTCCTATGCCTTCACGCATATCGACGACCTCAGGGCTGCGCTGCTCTCGGTGATCGACGACTACCTGCTGCGCTTCCCCGAGCCCCGTGCAGCGATGGCCGGTGATGCGTTCCACTTCAACGAGACCGTCTCGTTCGTCTTTTCCGCAGGGATCAGGGTGCAGAACCTCGCGGAGTTCCTCATCGCCCTGCGCTACCTCGATCCCAGCGCGCTCTATTACCACTTCCACGAGGCGCGGGTCCGCCTCGGCAGCGACGACCTCTCGGCATGGGTCGAGGCCGCTCTCGGCAGGGAAGGGCTCGCGCAGAAGATCCGGGCCATCGACCCCTTCATGCACAGCATCGAGGGCATCAGGGAGCTCCTCGTCGAAGCGGTGGAGGAAGAGGTCCGCAGGGGCATGGAGGTGCTGTGA
- a CDS encoding glycosyltransferase: MLLDRYSGIAPKGDLLLLRKLGERLQGKTFLHVNSTRSGGGVAEILQRMIPLILDLGITARWEVIEGDDRFFDITKKMHNALQGNPERFTEAMWSHHYEVNRHNAEHLDLGADAVLIHDPQPAPLIEFRKGGRWFWRCHIDVSNPLKEVRDALQRYCARYDAAVFSVARFAQALPISEFIIAPSIDPLSDKNREMDDSEIRAVLERLGIPADRPMILQVSRFDRFKDPIGVIQAYRMVKRYNDCILVLAGSPATDDPEGAAVLDEVTAYASDDRDIYVLLLPPFSDLDINALQRSATVIFQKSLKEGFGLTVSEAMWKGKPVIGGAVGGIPLQIVHGVTGFLVHSAEGAAFRARQFLNNPGMVKRMGEKGKDYVRKNFLITRQLRDYLSVWYREENGRKEVMEL, translated from the coding sequence ATGCTGCTCGACCGGTACTCCGGAATTGCCCCCAAGGGCGATCTGCTGCTCCTCCGGAAGCTCGGGGAGCGCCTTCAGGGAAAGACCTTTCTGCATGTGAACTCCACCCGGAGCGGCGGCGGCGTGGCCGAGATCCTGCAGCGCATGATCCCCCTCATCCTCGATCTCGGCATTACGGCCCGCTGGGAGGTGATCGAGGGAGACGACCGCTTCTTCGATATCACCAAGAAGATGCATAACGCCCTGCAGGGCAACCCGGAGCGTTTTACCGAGGCTATGTGGTCGCACCATTACGAGGTGAACCGGCATAATGCGGAGCATCTCGACCTCGGGGCCGATGCGGTGCTGATCCACGATCCCCAGCCTGCGCCGCTGATCGAGTTCAGAAAGGGCGGCCGGTGGTTCTGGCGCTGCCACATCGATGTATCGAACCCCCTGAAAGAGGTGCGGGACGCCCTTCAGCGCTACTGCGCGCGCTACGACGCAGCGGTCTTCTCGGTCGCGCGGTTCGCCCAGGCGCTGCCGATCAGCGAGTTCATCATAGCCCCGTCCATCGACCCCCTGAGCGACAAGAACAGGGAGATGGACGACAGCGAGATACGCGCGGTCCTCGAACGGCTCGGGATCCCCGCGGACCGGCCGATGATCCTGCAGGTCTCCCGCTTCGACCGGTTCAAGGACCCGATCGGCGTGATTCAGGCCTACCGCATGGTGAAGAGGTACAACGACTGCATCCTCGTCCTCGCCGGCAGCCCCGCCACGGACGACCCCGAAGGAGCGGCGGTGCTCGACGAAGTCACGGCGTACGCCTCTGACGACCGCGACATCTACGTGCTGCTCCTGCCCCCCTTCAGCGACCTCGATATCAACGCGCTGCAGCGCAGCGCCACCGTGATCTTCCAGAAGTCGCTCAAGGAAGGGTTCGGCCTGACGGTCTCGGAAGCGATGTGGAAGGGGAAGCCGGTCATCGGCGGCGCGGTGGGCGGCATTCCGCTCCAGATCGTCCACGGCGTCACCGGGTTCCTCGTCCACTCCGCAGAAGGGGCGGCGTTCAGAGCACGGCAGTTCCTCAATAACCCCGGCATGGTGAAACGGATGGGGGAGAAGGGAAAGGACTATGTACGGAAGAACTTCCTTATTACGAGACAGCTGAGGGACTATTTATCGGTATGGTACCGGGAGGAAAACGGCCGGAAAGAAGTGATGGAGCTCTGA